A genomic segment from Pseudomonas sp. S09G 359 encodes:
- the msrA gene encoding peptide-methionine (S)-S-oxide reductase MsrA produces the protein MKFFKFLPVLVFAAFVGQSSAFSFGSSEEGVTIAPPAMDLPGEPGNLQTAVFAGGCFWGVQGVFQHVQGVKNAVSGYDGGAAGTAQYEAVSEGDTGHAESVSVTYDPATVSYGKLLQIYFSVAHNPTELNRQGPDTGTQYRSAIFAQNAEQQKVAQAYIAQLDAAKAFDKPIVTKIEMGKAFYPAEAYHQDFLTENPSYPYIVINDLPKVAQLKKLFPDRYRAEPVLVKNQ, from the coding sequence ATGAAATTCTTCAAATTTTTACCGGTGCTGGTTTTCGCCGCTTTCGTCGGTCAAAGCTCAGCGTTTTCCTTTGGATCGTCCGAGGAGGGCGTCACGATAGCCCCGCCGGCCATGGACCTGCCCGGCGAGCCTGGCAACCTGCAAACCGCGGTGTTCGCCGGCGGCTGCTTCTGGGGTGTACAGGGGGTGTTCCAGCATGTGCAAGGGGTGAAAAACGCGGTGTCCGGCTACGACGGCGGTGCGGCGGGTACGGCCCAGTATGAGGCCGTCAGCGAAGGCGACACCGGCCACGCCGAGTCAGTGTCAGTGACATACGACCCGGCCACGGTCAGCTACGGCAAGCTGTTGCAGATCTACTTCTCGGTGGCCCACAACCCCACCGAACTCAACCGCCAGGGCCCGGACACCGGCACCCAGTACCGGTCGGCGATCTTTGCGCAGAATGCCGAGCAACAGAAAGTCGCCCAGGCCTATATCGCCCAGCTCGACGCCGCCAAGGCCTTCGACAAACCCATCGTGACTAAAATCGAGATGGGCAAGGCGTTCTACCCGGCGGAGGCCTATCACCAGGATTTCCTCACCGAGAACCCGTCCTACCCGTACATCGTGATCAATGATTTGCCGAAGGTGGCGCAGCTCAAAAAACTCTTCCCCGACAGATACCGCGCAGAGCCCGTCCTGGTCAAAAACCAATAA
- a CDS encoding alpha-E domain-containing protein codes for MLSRTAADLYWMSRYLERAENLARMLEVSYSLSLMPQAGRSDGLDELAMSLLSSGTLDSYLERHQQLDAERMLHFFALDEENPASIYNCLRAARGNAHAVRGRITADMWENLNATWLEMRSIAAGGLARHGISHFCDWVKQRSHLFRGATSGTIMRNDAYRFIRLGTFVERADNTLRLLDARYEMFGEESEEVSDLSARGYYQWSALLRALSSFEAYTELYPNALNARSVSELLLLRSDVPRSLHACIEELSHILADLPGSYGRTAQRLAAEFEARLRYTGIDEILEDGLHSRLTDFIDTVRELARAIHSSYLEVV; via the coding sequence ATGTTGAGTAGAACCGCAGCAGATCTGTACTGGATGTCCCGTTACCTGGAGCGCGCCGAAAACCTGGCGCGCATGCTTGAAGTCAGTTATTCGCTGTCGTTGATGCCCCAGGCCGGGCGCAGCGATGGCCTGGATGAATTGGCCATGTCGTTGCTCAGCAGCGGCACGCTGGACAGTTACCTCGAGCGCCACCAGCAGTTGGATGCCGAGCGCATGCTGCATTTTTTCGCCCTCGACGAAGAAAACCCCGCCAGCATCTACAACTGCCTGCGCGCCGCGCGGGGCAATGCCCACGCCGTGCGTGGGCGCATCACCGCCGACATGTGGGAAAACCTCAACGCCACCTGGCTGGAAATGCGCAGCATCGCCGCCGGCGGCCTGGCGCGGCATGGCATCAGCCACTTCTGTGATTGGGTCAAGCAGCGTTCACACCTGTTCCGTGGCGCCACGTCCGGCACCATCATGCGCAATGACGCGTATCGGTTTATCCGCCTGGGCACCTTTGTCGAGCGCGCGGACAACACCTTGCGCCTGCTGGATGCACGTTATGAGATGTTCGGCGAAGAATCTGAAGAAGTCAGCGACTTGTCGGCACGCGGCTACTACCAGTGGAGCGCCCTGCTCCGCGCGTTGTCGTCGTTCGAGGCGTATACCGAGCTGTATCCGAATGCCTTGAATGCGCGCTCGGTTTCGGAACTGCTGCTGCTGCGCAGCGACGTGCCGCGTTCGTTGCATGCGTGTATCGAGGAACTGAGCCATATCCTCGCCGACCTGCCGGGCAGCTACGGCCGCACGGCGCAACGGCTGGCGGCAGAGTTCGAGGCGCGGCTCAGGTATACGGGGATTGATGAGATTCTTGAAGACGGCTTGCACAGCCGCCTCACGGACTTTATCGACACCGTGCGCGAGCTGGCGCGAGCGATACATAGTTCCTACCTGGAAGTGGTCTAG
- a CDS encoding circularly permuted type 2 ATP-grasp protein has product MARSFFDEMNDANGECRAHYQDFSRWLANTPPELLAQRRREADLLFHRAGITFTLYGDEQDTERLIPFDIIPRSIPASEWSVIERGCIQRVNALNMFLADIYHDQRIIKAGIIPADQVLGNEGYQKAMVGLDLHRDIYSHISGVDLVRDGDGTYYVLEDNLRTPSGVSYMLEDRKMMMRLFPEVFAKQRIAPVDHYPNLLLKTLKSSSRLDNPNVVVLTPGRFNSAFFEHAFLAREMGVELVEGADLFVHDLKVFMRTTDGPKPVDVIYRRIDDAFLDPKAFNPDSMLGVPGLVAAYCAGNVVLANAIGTGVADDKSIYPYVPAMIKFYLDEAPILQNVPTFQCRKPDELSHVLANLAELVVKETQGSGGYGMLVGPASTAAEIEDFRQRIKARPHAYIAQPTLSLSTCPTFVENGIAPRHIDLRPFVLSGKETRLVPGGLTRVALREGSLIVNSSQGGGTKDTWVVEG; this is encoded by the coding sequence ATGGCTCGATCTTTCTTTGATGAAATGAATGATGCAAACGGCGAGTGCCGTGCGCACTATCAGGATTTCTCCCGCTGGCTGGCCAACACGCCGCCGGAACTGCTGGCCCAGCGTCGACGCGAAGCCGATTTGCTGTTCCATCGCGCCGGGATCACCTTCACCCTTTATGGCGACGAGCAAGACACCGAGCGCCTGATCCCCTTCGACATCATCCCGCGCAGCATCCCCGCCAGTGAATGGAGCGTGATCGAACGTGGCTGTATCCAGCGCGTCAACGCGCTGAACATGTTCCTCGCCGACATCTACCACGACCAGCGCATCATCAAGGCCGGGATCATTCCCGCAGACCAGGTGCTGGGCAACGAGGGTTACCAGAAGGCCATGGTCGGCCTGGACCTGCACCGCGACATCTACTCGCACATCTCCGGTGTCGACCTGGTACGCGACGGCGACGGCACCTATTACGTGCTCGAAGACAACCTGCGCACTCCCAGCGGCGTGAGCTACATGCTTGAAGACCGCAAGATGATGATGCGCCTGTTTCCGGAAGTGTTCGCCAAGCAGCGCATCGCACCGGTGGACCACTACCCCAACCTGCTGCTCAAAACCCTGAAAAGCTCCAGCCGCTTGGACAACCCCAATGTGGTGGTGCTGACCCCGGGCCGCTTTAACAGCGCGTTTTTCGAGCACGCATTCCTGGCCCGTGAAATGGGCGTGGAACTGGTGGAGGGCGCCGACCTGTTCGTGCACGACCTCAAGGTATTCATGCGCACCACCGACGGGCCGAAGCCGGTGGACGTGATTTATCGGCGTATCGACGACGCCTTCCTCGACCCGAAAGCCTTCAACCCCGACTCCATGCTTGGCGTGCCCGGCCTGGTGGCCGCCTACTGCGCCGGCAATGTGGTGCTGGCCAATGCCATCGGCACCGGCGTGGCTGATGACAAATCGATCTACCCCTACGTGCCGGCGATGATCAAGTTCTACCTGGATGAAGCGCCGATTCTGCAAAACGTGCCGACCTTCCAATGCCGCAAACCCGACGAGCTGTCCCATGTGCTGGCCAACCTGGCAGAGCTGGTGGTCAAGGAAACCCAAGGCTCCGGCGGCTACGGCATGCTGGTCGGCCCGGCGTCCACGGCGGCCGAGATCGAAGACTTCCGCCAGCGCATCAAGGCCCGCCCCCACGCGTACATCGCGCAACCCACCCTGAGCCTGTCCACCTGCCCGACTTTTGTCGAAAACGGCATCGCGCCCCGGCACATCGACCTGCGGCCCTTCGTGCTCTCTGGCAAGGAAACCCGCCTGGTACCCGGCGGCCTCACGCGGGTGGCGCTGCGTGAAGGCTCGTTGATCGTCAACTCGTCCCAAGGCGGCGGAACCAAGGACACCTGGGTGGTGGAGGGCTGA